ACCCCAAGCAAACCAAGACTAATGGGATCAAGATAATCTTGTAAAAATTTAAATAATTCTTTTAAATCAAGAAATTCTTGCTGTAATTCAATCTTATCTTCAGTTTTACGTGTAAAACGATAATGTAATTGCTCGTTTTGCCAATAAGCCACCAAATCCACATAAGTTGTTTCAAATAAATGGCTATTTGCCCCTTCCTCACCGGGATCGCTAATACGCACTGTCCAATTATTAGAAAATAAAGGTTGTGTTTCAATATTCATATTTTCTTTCCTTATTGATTAATATTTACAGAAAAAGCGGATAAAAACACCCATAATTAGTCTTTTCAATTTAAAATAAAACAGGTACGGCGAGACACGCCAACGCCGTATTATTCTAAAGTAGATAACTATAAAAAAGCCCGTTCATAAAATCTTGCTTTACTAAAATCTTATGATCGGGCTTTGCCAAATAATCATGTTTATGCTTCGCTTTACGCTGATAACTTCCCTTTCCCTTACGCTTTTTTTCCACTCGTTGATGAAATAACGGATCTTTTACCAACGCAAACAACGCATTATCGGTAATATTGCCTTTTTGATGACAATACACCGTTGTTTGTTGGCTTTGCAAGGATTTTTTCTTTGCCATAATGTTTCCTCTTTATAATAAATAGTTTAAAAACGTGAAAGCCTTTTTTCAGCAGGCTATTTTATAGTGAAGATTTTTGCTTTTCAAGCAAAGTATAGTCGTTTCAATTTAAAGTGGAACGACTATACAATAAAAGTGCGGTCTAAATTCAATATTTTTTATGTGGATGTAAAAAGGGCTAACACTGCCTCAGGTGGGCGACCAATTTTGGCTTGTTCGCCCTTTACCACAATAGGGCGTTCTAGCAAAATAGGATTTTGTATAATCGCCTGCAATAAATCTTGCTCGGATAAGTGTTCATTATGCAAACCAAGTTGTTCATAGCATTGTTCTTTTACCCGCATCATTTGTCTTACACTAGAAAATTGTAATTGTTGCTTTAATCTTGTTAATTCCGCCAAGTTAAATCTATGCGATAAATAACAAATAATTTCAGGTTCAATACCCTGTTGCTGTAATAAAGCCAAAGTTTGTCGGCTTTTTGAACAATTTGGATTATGATAAAGTTGAACTAACATGCATTTCTCCCAATTTCGCTTTTCTCTCAATAATAACTTGTTATAATCATAACATTACACCAAATAATAATGAAGACAAGGAGTTCCCCATGTTAGAAATGCTGAAAACTTGGTATTATCGGCGTTTTAGCGATCCACAAGCCATGGGATTATTGGCGATTTTATTGTTTGCATTTATCGCCATTTATTTCTTTAGTGATTTAATTGCCCCGCTACTGATCGCCATTGTTTTAGCTTATTTATTGGAATGGCCGATTCGTTTTCTTTCGGAAAAAGTTAAATTACCTTATGGGCTTGCCTTATTCCTTGTACTAGGTGGTTTCCTTGCCTTTACCCTGTTTACAATTATTGTGCTTATTCCTAATTTATGGAATCAAATGCTGAATTTATTGCGTGATTTACCCAATATGGTAAATCAATTTCATACTTGGGTGTTATCCTTACCAGAAAGCTACCCTGAGTTAGTGGATTATGCCCTAATTGACTCTTTTTTTACCGCATCAAGAGATAAAATCCTTACCTTTGCAGAATCGGCTCTAAAG
Above is a window of Volucribacter amazonae DNA encoding:
- a CDS encoding DUF5377 family protein is translated as MNIETQPLFSNNWTVRISDPGEEGANSHLFETTYVDLVAYWQNEQLHYRFTRKTEDKIELQQEFLDLKELFKFLQDYLDPISLGLLGVDIGKLISTKAK
- a CDS encoding alternative ribosome-rescue factor A, which codes for MAKKKSLQSQQTTVYCHQKGNITDNALFALVKDPLFHQRVEKKRKGKGSYQRKAKHKHDYLAKPDHKILVKQDFMNGLFYSYLL
- the arsC gene encoding arsenate reductase (glutaredoxin) (This arsenate reductase requires both glutathione and glutaredoxin to convert arsenate to arsenite, after which the efflux transporter formed by ArsA and ArsB can extrude the arsenite from the cell, providing resistance.), translated to MLVQLYHNPNCSKSRQTLALLQQQGIEPEIICYLSHRFNLAELTRLKQQLQFSSVRQMMRVKEQCYEQLGLHNEHLSEQDLLQAIIQNPILLERPIVVKGEQAKIGRPPEAVLALFTST